A single window of Sphaerodactylus townsendi isolate TG3544 linkage group LG03, MPM_Stown_v2.3, whole genome shotgun sequence DNA harbors:
- the LOC125429786 gene encoding olfactory receptor 1L1-like, whose amino-acid sequence MNHKNVTQVSEFLLHGFTSQPELRKILFPAFLFMYLLVLLGNTTIIFLIRSDARLLQSPMYFFLSFLAVCDLGFCSNIIPKAIENLVSQKKTISYQGCLTQIFFAIFIGNADSYILASMAYDRFVAICRPLYYSAMMSYERCVQLAAVSWTIPFFHSVLYTVLMSRVEFCNPGEIPQFFCDLYPVLDVSCSDSTVIELVLLTEGIVEILGPFVLIIISYIFIFYTIMKIPSAVAKRKAFSTCGSHLFVVVMYFGGISFVYFKPNAKLPERKDTVAAIMYTLVTPMLNPFIYTLRNNEMKAAMKRVYRKYFH is encoded by the coding sequence ATGAATCACAAGAACGTCACCCAAGTCTCTGAATTTCTTCTCCATGGTTTCACGTCCCAGCCAGAACTCCGGAAAATCCTCTTCCCAGCCTTCCTCTTCATGTATTTGCTCGTCCTCTTGGGGAACACAACAATCATCTTCCTCATCCGCTCTGATGCCCGCCTCCTCCAGAGCCCCATGTACTTCTTCCTCAGCTTCCTTGCAGTATGCGATTTGGGTTTTTGCAGCAACATTATCCCCAAAGCAATTGAGAACTTGGTGTCTCAAAAGAAGACCATTTCTTACCAAGGCTGTTTGACCCAGATATTTTTTGCTATCTTTATAGGCAACGCAGACAGCTACATCCTGGCCTCCATGGCCTACGACCGCTTTGTGGCAATCTGCCGCCCACTGTACTATTCGGCCATGATGAGCTACGAACGTTGCGTCCAGTTGGCAGCAGTGTCCTGGACTATTCCCTTCTTTCACTCTGTGCTATATACTGTTCTGATGTCCCGTGTTGAGTTCTGTAACCCTGGAGAGATACCTCAGTTTTTCTGTGACCTTTATCCTGTTCTGGATGTTTCTTGCTCTGACTCAACCGTCATAGAGCTAGTATTGTTGACTGAGGGGATAGTAGAGATCCTGGGGCCATTTGTGCTCATTATCATTTCATACATATTCATTTTCTACACCATCATGAAGATTCCATCCGCCGTTGCGAAGCGCAAGGCCTTCTCGACGTGCGGATCCCACCTTTTCGTGGTGGTCATGTACTTTGGTGGAATAAGCTTTGTCTATTTTAAGCCAAACGCCAAACTCCCAGAGCGCAAGGACACAGTGGCAGCTATTATGTATACCCTGGTAACCCCCATGCTGAATCCCTTCATCTACACCCTCAGGAATAATGAGATGAAGGCAGCTATGAAGAGAGTCTACAGGAAGTATTTTCATTAA